In the genome of Flavobacteriaceae bacterium YJPT1-3, the window GATCTCCCGTGCAGTGTGTGCACTATCCTCATCCGTCACTTTCACAAAAGAGTCGATAGCATCAAAATCTGTAGCACTCGGGATCATGTTTTTACCCAATCCCTCAATGCGATACGGATAAATCTCTTTTTCATCCAACTCCCGCGTTTCGTGGTATTTTTTGATCACCGATCCGTAGGCATCAATCCCGATGACTTTGATCTCCGGATTCTGCTCCTTGAGGTAGCGCGCTGTACCTGAAATAGTCCCGCCGGTTCCACTGCAAGCCACAAAATGGGTGATCTTTCCCTGGGTTTGCTCCCAGATTTCAGGCCCGGTACTGCGGTAATGCGCTTCTACATTCAAGGCATTGAAATACTGATTGATGTAGATAGACCCTTCGGTTTCCTCGTGCAAGCGCTGTGCAACGCTGTAGTACGACCTGGGATCGTCAGCCTTGACGTTTGCCGGACAAACGTAGACCTTGGCCCCCATTGACTTGAGCGCATCAATTTTATCAGGAGAAGACTTAGAACTTACCGCCAGGATGCATTGATAGCCTTTGACGATACTCACCATGGCTAAACTAAAACCGGTATTTCCCGAAGTCGTTTCAATGATGGTGTCGCCGGGCTTCAAAATGCCTTTACGCTCTGCCTCTTCAATAATATGCAGTGCGATGCGATCTTTGGCGCTATGCCCGGGATTAAAGGCCTCTACCTTGGCGTAAAAAGTTCCTGGAATATCTTTAGTGGTTTGATTGAGCCTGATCAGGGGAGTGTTTCCAATCAGATCAAGTACGTGATCGTACACCTTTAGGTTTTCTTTCATACAGTGGGTTTCTGTAGTTTACACCGCCAATTTTTATACGATGCAAAACCGTGCAAAGTTAATCAAATAATATTATTTATCGATTTTACCTTCCAGATCCAAGAGAAAAGCATAATCTTCTGCGATCTCCTTTAACGCTTCAAATCGTCCGGAGGCTCCTCCATGGCCTGCTTCCATATTGCAATGGAACAAAATCTTCGTTTCGGCCAGGTTCTCCTCACGAAGACGAGCCACCCACTTGGCTGGTTCCCAGTACTGCACCTGGCTATCGTGATACCCTGTGGTGACCAGTACATGAGGAAACGCTTTCGCGAAAGCGTTATCATACGGACTGTAACTCTTCATATACGTGTAGTACTCAGGATCATTGGGATCTCCCCATTCGTCATACTCTCCGGTCGTTAGCGGGATGGAGTCGTCCAGCATGGTCGTGACCACGTCCACAAAGGGTACTGCAGCGATAACCCCATGATACAACTCAGGAGCCATATTGATCACGGCTCCGATCAACAACCCCCCAGCCGAACCTCCATAAGCATAGAGATGCTGCGGACTGGTATACTGTTCTGCAATCAGATGGCGGGAGCAAGCAATAAAGTCGGTGAACGTATTGCGTTTTTGTAGAAGTTTGCCCGACTCGTACCAGGCGCGTCCCAGATACTCACTTCCGCGCACGTGAGCGATCGCAAAAATAAATCCGCGGTCCAACAAACTCAGTCGGGTGGAAGAAAAGGAAGGATCAATGGTATTCCCATAACTACCGTAACCATATAGCAAGAGGGGCGCTTTACCGTCCAATCGGGTATCCTTATGCCGGATCAAAGAAATAGGTACTTGGGTATCGTCTTCTGCCAGGGCCCACAAGCGCTCCATCGCATAATTCTCTTTGCTGAACTTAGGGTCCAGCACTTCTTGTTCCTTACGCACGATCTTGGTACGCTTGACCATGTCGTAATCGATGATGGAATTGGGGGTATTCAATGCATTGTAGGCATACCTCAACTCCACCGTGTCGAAGTCCACATTGGTCGTCGTATAGGCCGAATAGGTTTCATTGTCAAAACGCATGTAGTGCGGTTCAGAGCCATCCCAGGGATTGATCTGAATTTGACTCAGGCCCTGGCGACGCTCGCTTATGACCAGGAATTGCTTAAAAATATCGATGTCTTCGATCAAGGTATCCTCCCTATGTGCGATCACCTCCTCCCAGTGTTCTTTGGAGGGCGCATGCACCGGCGTTTTCATCAATTTAAAATTGGTGGCGCCGTCGTCATTGGTGACAATGTAAAATTGATCTTCAAAATGACTGATGCCATACTCAAGTCCTCGTATACGCCTTTGGATGACCCGGAACTCTTTTTCAGGAGCATCGGCTTCAGCCACTCTGATCTCACTGGTCAAGGTGCTCTCCGAACCAATAACGATATAGGCCCTGGATTTGGTTTTATACACATAGGTATGAAAGGTTTCGTCCTGCTCTTCATAGACCAGGACATCCTCTTCAGGAGCAGTTCCTAACCGATGTTTGAACACTTGAAAGGACCTCAGGGTTTGCGGGTCCTTGCGGGTATAGAATACGGTTTGATTATCATTGCCCCAAACCGCTCTTCCTGTGGTATTCTCAATACAGTCTTCCAACAGCTTTCCGCTGGCAATATCCTTAAAACGCAATTGATATTGTCTTCTACTCACCGTATCTATACCAAAAGCGGCGAGTTGGTTGTTTTCGGAAATACTGAATCCGGCCTGATGGAAATAAGTAAATCCTTCTGCCATGGCATTATTGTCAAACAGCATTTCTTCCTGTGCTTGCAAAGCGCCTTTTTTACGGCAATAGAGCGGGTAGCCCTTATCTTTTTCAAAGCGGGTGTAGTACCAATAGCCATTGCGCTTAAAAGGAACCGAGGCGTCATCCTCTTTGATCCGTCCCTTCATCTCTTCAAAGAGCTGCTGCTGGAATTCCTGGGTATGCGCCGTCATCGCGTCATTGTACTCATTTTCAGCCTTGAGGTGGTCCAACACTCCAGGCGCATCCCGCTGATTCATCCAGAAATAAGGATCAGAGCGATGGTCACCGTGTTTTTCGAGTATTTTATCAATTTTTCGCGCTACAGGCGCAGGAATGGTAGTCGTCAAGAGTAGGTACTTAAAAATTAATTGCTGCAAAAGTAGTTCATAGCAGAGCACTTCAAGAATCCTTCCCAATTTTAGCATATGGGGGTATGGATTCTTAACTTTGCATCCACAAAAGAGATACCTATGTTTGGAGATATGATGGGGAAGCTTAAAGCGGCCCAGGAAAAAGCAGCAGCGACTAAAGAACGATTGAAAACCGTGCTCCTTGATGAACAATCCAATGATCAACTGCTCTCGGTCACCGTTAGCGCGACCGGCCGGTTGAAAAGTATAAACGTGCAGGACGAGTTACTGGAGGACAAAGAACAATTGGAGGACTATTTGATCCTAACGGTCAACAAAGCCCTCGAACGAGCACAGCACATCCATGATCAGGAAATGGCAGCAGTAGCCAAAGAAGGCATGCCTGATATTCCGGGGTTGGATTTGTTTAAATAAATACATCAGACTGGATTTGTCTCTAGATCGCTCCCTAGTTTTTACGGGAACTACCCTAAATCGAGTGCAATTAAAGCGGACGTACGCCTGACGGTCAGATCTGTTTGAGAATATCCAGAAATTCAGCATGCAATTCATCGGTATAGTCATAATGGGTGACGATGCGTAATTTGCCTCTACCCAACGCACTCAAGCGCACTCCCTTTTGCTCTAAATGCTTAATGAAAGCTGCTTCATCCTCCGACTCCTGCAAAGCAAAAATAACAATGTTGGTCTCGGTGGGCTCTACGCTCGCCACCTTGGGATGACTGCTTAAGACCTCAGCGATCTCCCGGGCCTTTTGATGGTCCTCAACCAGGCGTTGACGATGGTGATCCAGGGCGTAAATTCCTGCGGCGGCCATAAAGCCTCCCTGGCGCATACCACCCCCCAGTACCTTACGCACCCGCATGGCATTATCCATATAGCGTTTTTTACCGACCAAAACAGAGCCCATGGGAGCCCCCAATCCCTTGGATAAGCAGACCGAAATGGTATCGAACAAGGCTCCAAAGGTTTTTGGATCTTCTCCGGTGGCGACCATGGCATTCCACAAACGGGCTCCATCCAGGTGTAGCCCTAATCCATGGGCTTCGCAAACCGCTTTGATTTTCTTGATCTCCTCCAGATCGTAGCAAGCACC includes:
- a CDS encoding cysteine synthase family protein translates to MKENLKVYDHVLDLIGNTPLIRLNQTTKDIPGTFYAKVEAFNPGHSAKDRIALHIIEEAERKGILKPGDTIIETTSGNTGFSLAMVSIVKGYQCILAVSSKSSPDKIDALKSMGAKVYVCPANVKADDPRSYYSVAQRLHEETEGSIYINQYFNALNVEAHYRSTGPEIWEQTQGKITHFVACSGTGGTISGTARYLKEQNPEIKVIGIDAYGSVIKKYHETRELDEKEIYPYRIEGLGKNMIPSATDFDAIDSFVKVTDEDSAHTAREIARTEGLFVGYTSGAAMQGIKQLAEAGEFTEDSRVVVLFPDHGSRYMSKVYSDSWMEDQGFFDQMEEESPNEIEYIK
- a CDS encoding S9 family peptidase, encoding MTTTIPAPVARKIDKILEKHGDHRSDPYFWMNQRDAPGVLDHLKAENEYNDAMTAHTQEFQQQLFEEMKGRIKEDDASVPFKRNGYWYYTRFEKDKGYPLYCRKKGALQAQEEMLFDNNAMAEGFTYFHQAGFSISENNQLAAFGIDTVSRRQYQLRFKDIASGKLLEDCIENTTGRAVWGNDNQTVFYTRKDPQTLRSFQVFKHRLGTAPEEDVLVYEEQDETFHTYVYKTKSRAYIVIGSESTLTSEIRVAEADAPEKEFRVIQRRIRGLEYGISHFEDQFYIVTNDDGATNFKLMKTPVHAPSKEHWEEVIAHREDTLIEDIDIFKQFLVISERRQGLSQIQINPWDGSEPHYMRFDNETYSAYTTTNVDFDTVELRYAYNALNTPNSIIDYDMVKRTKIVRKEQEVLDPKFSKENYAMERLWALAEDDTQVPISLIRHKDTRLDGKAPLLLYGYGSYGNTIDPSFSSTRLSLLDRGFIFAIAHVRGSEYLGRAWYESGKLLQKRNTFTDFIACSRHLIAEQYTSPQHLYAYGGSAGGLLIGAVINMAPELYHGVIAAVPFVDVVTTMLDDSIPLTTGEYDEWGDPNDPEYYTYMKSYSPYDNAFAKAFPHVLVTTGYHDSQVQYWEPAKWVARLREENLAETKILFHCNMEAGHGGASGRFEALKEIAEDYAFLLDLEGKIDK
- a CDS encoding YbaB/EbfC family nucleoid-associated protein, which codes for MFGDMMGKLKAAQEKAAATKERLKTVLLDEQSNDQLLSVTVSATGRLKSINVQDELLEDKEQLEDYLILTVNKALERAQHIHDQEMAAVAKEGMPDIPGLDLFK
- a CDS encoding GntG family PLP-dependent aldolase; this encodes MKTIELRSDTFTKPTPGMLEAIMQAEVGDDVYKEDPTVNALEEKVAQLFGMDSALYFPTGSMTNQAAIKLHTQPGEQLICDHYAHVFNYEGGGVSFNSGVSCKLVQGHRGMITATQVEDHINPPDFYHSPLTRLVCLENTTNKGGGACYDLEEIKKIKAVCEAHGLGLHLDGARLWNAMVATGEDPKTFGALFDTISVCLSKGLGAPMGSVLVGKKRYMDNAMRVRKVLGGGMRQGGFMAAAGIYALDHHRQRLVEDHQKAREIAEVLSSHPKVASVEPTETNIVIFALQESEDEAAFIKHLEQKGVRLSALGRGKLRIVTHYDYTDELHAEFLDILKQI